The Euphorbia lathyris chromosome 3, ddEupLath1.1, whole genome shotgun sequence genome contains a region encoding:
- the LOC136223249 gene encoding uncharacterized protein isoform X1: MVLLHSLAPSTMDLNNGDYGGLVQRRRRQLRDNNSYIINYTNSDQWSYDFKAEKKGERRDGGKRNRTEIIHEDDEDEEEENVEGQAQEHEQEEEEPRVNIGANVEEQVGWQRVLDQVNANNRQMNLRLDEVVADNRQMSSRITAVDANIHSLRKEHRSTRRRLFSFFRRQGIVTTPSPPGSPSHE, from the exons ATGGTGCTTCTTCACTCACTCGCACCGTCTACTATG GATCTCAACAACGGCGATTACGGCGGTTTGGTTCAAAGGCGGAGGAGACAGCTCAGAGATAATAATTCATATATCATCAACTATACGAACTCAG ATCAATGGTCGTATGATTTTAAGGCagaaaaaaaaggagaaaggaGAGACGGAGGTAAAAGAAACAGAACTGAAATAATACATG aagatgatgaggatgaagaggaggaAAATGTTGAAGGGCAAGCACAAGAGCATGAGCAAGAAGAGGAAGAGCCACGAGTTAATATCGGGGCTAATGTTGAAGAGCAAGTTGGTTGGCAACGTGTTTTAGATCAAGTCAATGCAAACaaccgtcaaatgaatttgaggTTGGATGAAGTTGTTGCTGACAATAGACaaatgagttcaaggatcacCGCAGTGGATGCCAACATCCATAGTTTGAGGAAGGAGCACAGGTCCACTCGACGCCggttattttcatttttccgtCGTCAAGGCATCGTGACTACACCAtctccaccgggttcacctTCGCATGAATAA
- the LOC136223249 gene encoding uncharacterized protein isoform X5: protein MVLLHSLAPSTMDLNNGDYGGLVQRRRRQLRDNNSYIINYTNSVLFFRRTLLMREALILLNIIVSNQQYSAIVLRILTQRRDMASKTIDIVSRLSRENQINGRMILRQKKKEKGETEKMMRMKRRKMLKGKHKSMSKKRKSHELISGLMLKSKLVGNVF from the exons ATGGTGCTTCTTCACTCACTCGCACCGTCTACTATG GATCTCAACAACGGCGATTACGGCGGTTTGGTTCAAAGGCGGAGGAGACAGCTCAGAGATAATAATTCATATATCATCAACTATACGAACTCAG TCCTCTTTTTTCGTAGGACGTTGCTGATGCGTGAAGCACTGATATTACTGAACATAATTGTGTCCAACCAACAGTATTCAGCCATTGTTCTAAGAATATTAACACAAAGAAGGGATATGGCGTCTAAGACCATTGACATTGTGAGCAGGTTGTCCCGTGAAAACCAG ATCAATGGTCGTATGATTTTAAGGCagaaaaaaaaggagaaaggaGAGACGGAG aagatgatgaggatgaagaggaggaAAATGTTGAAGGGCAAGCACAAGAGCATGAGCAAGAAGAGGAAGAGCCACGAGTTAATATCGGGGCTAATGTTGAAGAGCAAGTTGGTTGGCAACGTGTTTTAG
- the LOC136223249 gene encoding uncharacterized protein isoform X6: protein MVLLHSLAPSTMDLNNGDYGGLVQRRRRQLRDNNSYIINYTNSVLFFRRTLLMREALILLNIIVSNQQYSAIVLRILTQRRDMASKTIDIVSRLSRENQINGRMILRQKKKEKGETEMMRMKRRKMLKGKHKSMSKKRKSHELISGLMLKSKLVGNVF, encoded by the exons ATGGTGCTTCTTCACTCACTCGCACCGTCTACTATG GATCTCAACAACGGCGATTACGGCGGTTTGGTTCAAAGGCGGAGGAGACAGCTCAGAGATAATAATTCATATATCATCAACTATACGAACTCAG TCCTCTTTTTTCGTAGGACGTTGCTGATGCGTGAAGCACTGATATTACTGAACATAATTGTGTCCAACCAACAGTATTCAGCCATTGTTCTAAGAATATTAACACAAAGAAGGGATATGGCGTCTAAGACCATTGACATTGTGAGCAGGTTGTCCCGTGAAAACCAG ATCAATGGTCGTATGATTTTAAGGCagaaaaaaaaggagaaaggaGAGACGGAG atgatgaggatgaagaggaggaAAATGTTGAAGGGCAAGCACAAGAGCATGAGCAAGAAGAGGAAGAGCCACGAGTTAATATCGGGGCTAATGTTGAAGAGCAAGTTGGTTGGCAACGTGTTTTAG
- the LOC136223249 gene encoding uncharacterized protein isoform X4 — MVLLHSLAPSTMDLNNGDYGGLVQRRRRQLRDNNSYIINYTNSDQWSYDFKAEKKGERRDGDDEDEEEENVEGQAQEHEQEEEEPRVNIGANVEEQVGWQRVLDQVNANNRQMNLRLDEVVADNRQMSSRITAVDANIHSLRKEHRSTRRRLFSFFRRQGIVTTPSPPGSPSHE, encoded by the exons ATGGTGCTTCTTCACTCACTCGCACCGTCTACTATG GATCTCAACAACGGCGATTACGGCGGTTTGGTTCAAAGGCGGAGGAGACAGCTCAGAGATAATAATTCATATATCATCAACTATACGAACTCAG ATCAATGGTCGTATGATTTTAAGGCagaaaaaaaaggagaaaggaGAGACGGAG atgatgaggatgaagaggaggaAAATGTTGAAGGGCAAGCACAAGAGCATGAGCAAGAAGAGGAAGAGCCACGAGTTAATATCGGGGCTAATGTTGAAGAGCAAGTTGGTTGGCAACGTGTTTTAGATCAAGTCAATGCAAACaaccgtcaaatgaatttgaggTTGGATGAAGTTGTTGCTGACAATAGACaaatgagttcaaggatcacCGCAGTGGATGCCAACATCCATAGTTTGAGGAAGGAGCACAGGTCCACTCGACGCCggttattttcatttttccgtCGTCAAGGCATCGTGACTACACCAtctccaccgggttcacctTCGCATGAATAA
- the LOC136223249 gene encoding uncharacterized protein isoform X3 gives MVLLHSLAPSTMDLNNGDYGGLVQRRRRQLRDNNSYIINYTNSDQWSYDFKAEKKGERRDGEDDEDEEEENVEGQAQEHEQEEEEPRVNIGANVEEQVGWQRVLDQVNANNRQMNLRLDEVVADNRQMSSRITAVDANIHSLRKEHRSTRRRLFSFFRRQGIVTTPSPPGSPSHE, from the exons ATGGTGCTTCTTCACTCACTCGCACCGTCTACTATG GATCTCAACAACGGCGATTACGGCGGTTTGGTTCAAAGGCGGAGGAGACAGCTCAGAGATAATAATTCATATATCATCAACTATACGAACTCAG ATCAATGGTCGTATGATTTTAAGGCagaaaaaaaaggagaaaggaGAGACGGAG aagatgatgaggatgaagaggaggaAAATGTTGAAGGGCAAGCACAAGAGCATGAGCAAGAAGAGGAAGAGCCACGAGTTAATATCGGGGCTAATGTTGAAGAGCAAGTTGGTTGGCAACGTGTTTTAGATCAAGTCAATGCAAACaaccgtcaaatgaatttgaggTTGGATGAAGTTGTTGCTGACAATAGACaaatgagttcaaggatcacCGCAGTGGATGCCAACATCCATAGTTTGAGGAAGGAGCACAGGTCCACTCGACGCCggttattttcatttttccgtCGTCAAGGCATCGTGACTACACCAtctccaccgggttcacctTCGCATGAATAA
- the LOC136223490 gene encoding UDP-glycosyltransferase 92A1-like: protein MPNKILKKTHLRSLQKMGSDNEHIVMLPFMAIGHLIPFLALARQIQRRTNFKITIANTPLNIKYLDSLEPNNLHFAELPFSTPADSGLPSNTENSENLPLDQIGKFCEATTSLETPFRDLLIDITAKEGKPPVCVISDFVFGWANGVAKSVGTVNLCFSTCGAYGSLAYFSMWMNLPQRKADSDEFRVPGFPESYRFHVTQLHQFIRIADGTDVWSKFMQPQIALSLQSAGLLCNTVEEIEPLGLDLLRSYIKIPVWSVGPLLPPEILNSSSEKPSCLSSHRVGKEPGMSTERCLDWLDLNKPCSVVYVSFGSQNSISPAQMMELALGLEKSGKAFIWVIRPPIGFDRKAEFRSEWLPEGFEERISSNKQGLLVRNWAPQLEILSHGSIGAFVSHCGWNSVMESLSQGVPMIGWPLAAEQAYNCKMLVEEMGVSVELGRGLESKISWEEVKKVVEMVMDENGKGGDMRKKAMEFGKMIRESVKEKGSFGRALDDLVRMLLSMRF, encoded by the coding sequence ATGCCCAATAAAATCTTGAAGAAAACACATCTTAGATCACTGCAAAAAATGGGTTCTGATAATGAACACATAGTGATGTTACCATTCATGGCTATTGGCCATCTCATTCCTTTTCTTGCTTTAGCAAGGCAAATTCAACGCAGAACCAACTTCAAAATCACCATTGCTAACACTCCTCTCAACATCAAATACCTTGATTCACTTGAACCTAATAATCTCCACTTTGCAGAGCTTCCTTTCTCAACTCCGGCAGACTCCGGTCTCCCCTCCAACACTGAAAACTCTGAGAACTTACCATTAGACCAAATTGGGAAGTTCTGTGAAGCTACAACAAGTCTCGAGACCCCATTTCGCGATCTTCTGATTGATATTACAGCTAAAGAAGGAAAGCCACCGGTTTGTGTGATATCTGATTTTGTTTTCGGATGGGCGAATGGTGTAGCTAAGAGTGTAGGAACTGTTAATCTTTGTTTCTCTACTTGTGGTGCTTATGGTAGCTTAGCTTATTTCTCTATGTGGATGAATCTTCCTCAACGGAAGGCTGATTCAGATGAGTTTCGGGTCCCGGGGTTTCCTGAGAGTTACCGTTTTCATGTCACGCAGTTGCACCAGTTTATAAGAATAGCAGATGGTACTGATGTTTGGTCTAAGTTTATGCAGCCACAGATTGCACTTTCTTTGCAATCTGCTGGATTGTTGTGTAATACAGTTGAGGAAATTGAGCCTCTAGGACTTGATCTATTGAGGAGTTACATAAAGATTCCGGTTTGGAGTGTCGGCCCTCTACTTCCACCTGAAATACTCAACAGTTCATCGGAAAAACCATCATGTCTAAGCTCCCACCGCGTCGGAAAGGAACCGGGGATGTCCACGGAGAGATGTCTTGATTGGCTTGACTTGAATAAACCATGTTCAGTTGTGTATGTTTCATTCGGTTCGCAGAATAGCATTAGTCCTGCACAGATGATGGAGTTAGCTTTAGGGTTGGAGAAGAGCGGAAAGGCTTTCATTTGGGTGATTAGGCCTCCGATTGGATTCGACAGGAAAGCTGAATTCAGATCAGAATGGTTACCGGAAGGATTCGAGGAGCGAATTAGTAGTAATAAACAAGGTTTGCTAGTGAGAAACTGGGCACCTCAATTGGAGATTTTGTCACATGGATCAATAGGAGCTTTTGTTAGCCATTGTGGATGGAATTCAGTAATGGAAAGCTTGAGTCAAGGCGTGCCGATGATCGGATGGCCGTTGGCGGCGGAACAGGCATATAATTGTAAGATGTTGGTGGAGGAAATGGGGGTGAGTGTGGAGTTGGGAAGAGGGTTGGAGAGTAAGATATCATGGGAAGAGGTGAAGAAGGTTGTAGAGATGGTAATGGATGAGAATGGGAAAGGGGGAGATATGAGGAAGAAAGCTATGGAATTTGGAAAGATGATAAGAGAATCAGTGAAAGAGAAGGGTTCATTTGGTAGAGCTTTAGATGATCTTGTAAGAATGCTTTTATCTATGagattttag
- the LOC136223249 gene encoding uncharacterized protein isoform X2 produces MVLLHSLAPSTMDLNNGDYGGLVQRRRRQLRDNNSYIINYTNSDQWSYDFKAEKKGERRDGGKRNRTEIIHDDEDEEEENVEGQAQEHEQEEEEPRVNIGANVEEQVGWQRVLDQVNANNRQMNLRLDEVVADNRQMSSRITAVDANIHSLRKEHRSTRRRLFSFFRRQGIVTTPSPPGSPSHE; encoded by the exons ATGGTGCTTCTTCACTCACTCGCACCGTCTACTATG GATCTCAACAACGGCGATTACGGCGGTTTGGTTCAAAGGCGGAGGAGACAGCTCAGAGATAATAATTCATATATCATCAACTATACGAACTCAG ATCAATGGTCGTATGATTTTAAGGCagaaaaaaaaggagaaaggaGAGACGGAGGTAAAAGAAACAGAACTGAAATAATACATG atgatgaggatgaagaggaggaAAATGTTGAAGGGCAAGCACAAGAGCATGAGCAAGAAGAGGAAGAGCCACGAGTTAATATCGGGGCTAATGTTGAAGAGCAAGTTGGTTGGCAACGTGTTTTAGATCAAGTCAATGCAAACaaccgtcaaatgaatttgaggTTGGATGAAGTTGTTGCTGACAATAGACaaatgagttcaaggatcacCGCAGTGGATGCCAACATCCATAGTTTGAGGAAGGAGCACAGGTCCACTCGACGCCggttattttcatttttccgtCGTCAAGGCATCGTGACTACACCAtctccaccgggttcacctTCGCATGAATAA